The Nitrospinota bacterium genome window below encodes:
- the nusB gene encoding transcription antitermination factor NusB: MSYESDSTTSRRESREVAVKLLYQWDMTEQNIADLLESYRTVADAPLVLDAFCLELVEGTVKEREAIDAEIRRWSTHWSLERMSTVDRSILRLALYELLFRLDIPPKATVNEAIEIAKKFSTADSAAFVNGILDQALRARIEKEVEEETSPCD; the protein is encoded by the coding sequence ATGAGCTATGAATCCGATTCCACCACCAGCCGACGCGAATCGCGGGAGGTTGCCGTCAAACTCCTCTACCAGTGGGACATGACGGAGCAAAACATTGCGGACCTCTTGGAATCGTATCGCACGGTAGCCGACGCGCCTCTCGTCCTCGATGCCTTCTGTTTGGAGCTTGTCGAGGGGACGGTCAAGGAGCGGGAGGCCATCGACGCAGAAATTCGCCGCTGGTCCACTCACTGGAGCCTAGAGCGGATGAGCACCGTGGACCGAAGCATCCTTAGGCTCGCACTCTACGAGCTCCTCTTCCGGCTCGACATCCCGCCCAAGGCGACCGTCAACGAAGCCATCGAGATAGCCAAGAAGTTCTCCACGGCCGACTCCGCGGCCTTTGTCAATGGTATCTTAGACCAGGCCCTGCGGGCTCGTATCGAAAAGGAGGTCGAGGAGGAGACGTCTCCGTGCGATTAA